From a region of the Arachis ipaensis cultivar K30076 chromosome B09, Araip1.1, whole genome shotgun sequence genome:
- the LOC107617759 gene encoding uncharacterized protein C24B11.05, giving the protein MDADHGIAGVKYECLLFDMDDTLYPLSMGLNLLCRQNIEDYMLEHLHIEESEVPKMCLDLYKEYGTTMAGLKLLGYEFDNDEFHAYVHGRLPYEKLKPDPMLRNLLLSMPQRKIIFTNADHAHAVQVLNRLGLEDCFEGIICFETLNPPKEPKDDDDMVIESAEFNNDNNLRDSRIICKPSIEAFEAAIRIANVDPNKTIFFDDSTRNIETGKAAGLQTVIVGRSDLVPGADHVLSSIHNIKEAIPEIWEVEVDNIKGRIQSQGLEAMVLA; this is encoded by the exons ATGGATGCTGATCATGGGATTGCTGGAGTCAAGTACGAGTGCTTGCTTTTTG ATATGGATGACACTCTCTACCCACTGAGCATGGGTTTAAATTTGCTATGTCGTCAGAACATAGAAG ATTATATGTTGGAGCACTTGCATATTGAAGAAAGTGAAGTACCAAAGATGTGCCTGGATCTGTACAAGGAATATGGGACAACTATGGCAGGATTGAAG CTCCTTGGTTATGAGTTTGACAATGATGAGTTTCATGCTTATGTTCATGGAAGATTACCATATGAGAAACTGAAGCCTGATCCAATGTTAAGGAACCTCCTTCTTTCCATGCCTCAGCGCAAAATT ATTTTCACCAATGCAGATCATGCACATGCAGTTCAAGTTCTCAACAGATTAGGTTTGGAAGATTGTTTTGAGGGAATTATATGCTTTGAAACTCTTAATCCTCCCAAAGAACCTAAGGATGATGATGATATGGTCATAGAGAGTGCAGAATTTAATAATGACAATAATTTAAGGGACTCACGTATCATATGCAAACCATCCATTGAAGCCTTTGAAGCTGCCATTAGAATAGCTAATGTTGATCCAAATAAAACA ATTTTCTTTGATGACAGTACTAGAAATATTGAAACCGGAAAAGCAGCCGGACTTCAAACTGTCATA GTGGGGCGATCGGATTTGGTGCCTGGTGCCGACCATGTTCTAAGCAGCATTCACAATATCAAAGAAGCAATACCTGAAATATGGGAGGTTGAAGTAGACAACATAAAGGGAAGGATCCAGTCTCAAGGACTTGAAGCCATGGTCCTTGCATAA